In one window of Blastopirellula marina DNA:
- a CDS encoding YkgJ family cysteine cluster protein codes for MIQKKVRREDLGPDENLCEHCTAKCCKYFALPIDTPTEFADFEFIRWYLLHDRASVFLDEDVWYLLVHTTCKHLQDDHRCGIYETRPQICRDYTTDACEYDDDWCYEKYFETPEQIWEYAEATTPRRPGQSMRSPKPPELPILS; via the coding sequence ATGATCCAGAAAAAGGTTCGCCGAGAAGATCTTGGGCCGGATGAGAACCTGTGCGAACACTGCACCGCCAAGTGCTGCAAGTACTTCGCTTTGCCGATCGACACACCTACCGAGTTTGCCGATTTCGAGTTCATCCGCTGGTACCTCCTGCACGATCGGGCCTCGGTCTTTCTGGACGAAGATGTTTGGTATCTGCTGGTGCATACCACCTGTAAGCATCTTCAAGACGATCATCGCTGCGGTATTTACGAGACCCGCCCCCAGATCTGTCGCGACTATACGACTGACGCGTGCGAATACGACGACGACTGGTGCTACGAGAAGTACTTCGAAACCCCAGAGCAAATCTGGGAATACGCCGAAGCCACCACACCTCGCCGCCCAGGTCAAAGCATGCGAAGTCCCAAGCCGCCCGAACTGCCGATCTTGTCTTAA
- the hisS gene encoding histidine--tRNA ligase, with amino-acid sequence MSNKKKLIQPRTLKGFRDYLPDAMMPREELVNTARRVYRSYGFAPIDTPTLEYAEILLGKGSDETDRQMYRFEDHGKRDVGMRFDLTVPLARFAAQHIGELGTPFKRYHIATVWRGENTQRGRYREFMQCDFDTIGTKSIVADIETALVIHDLMLAIGFEGFTVRVNNRQVLSGLLEKLELVEKSTEILRALDKLAKIGAEKVAAEMQETAGASAEQAAQVLKLAEIGGSTDKILLALDSLVAGSEKGEIGVGQLRELTSATAAAGVPAERLQIDVSIARGLDYYTGTIFETFLSELPGIGSVCSGGRYNDLASLYTNQELPGIGASLGLDRLLAAMEELGKIEARTTPAEVFLPYFDEKSLQQYLKIAATLRTAGFNVELYPEAKKLGQQLKYADRRGFKVAVVAGDRELAENKCQLKDLKTGDSTEASLAGGAEELIAGISKILRSTA; translated from the coding sequence ATGTCCAACAAGAAGAAGCTCATCCAACCCCGTACGCTCAAAGGCTTTCGCGACTATCTGCCCGACGCGATGATGCCCCGAGAGGAGTTGGTTAACACGGCTCGCCGCGTCTATCGTTCGTACGGCTTCGCCCCGATCGATACGCCGACGCTCGAATATGCCGAGATTCTGCTGGGCAAAGGAAGCGATGAAACCGATCGGCAGATGTACCGGTTCGAGGATCATGGCAAACGAGACGTAGGGATGCGTTTCGACCTGACCGTTCCCCTGGCTCGCTTCGCTGCCCAGCACATCGGCGAACTGGGAACTCCTTTCAAACGCTATCACATTGCCACTGTCTGGCGCGGCGAGAACACCCAGCGCGGCCGTTATCGCGAGTTCATGCAGTGCGACTTCGACACGATCGGTACCAAGAGCATCGTGGCCGATATCGAAACGGCCCTGGTCATTCACGACCTGATGTTGGCGATCGGGTTCGAGGGCTTTACCGTCCGCGTGAACAATCGCCAGGTCCTTTCCGGTTTGCTCGAGAAGCTCGAACTCGTCGAGAAGTCGACTGAGATCCTCCGTGCGCTCGATAAGCTGGCCAAGATCGGTGCCGAGAAAGTCGCTGCGGAAATGCAGGAAACGGCCGGTGCTTCCGCCGAGCAAGCAGCCCAGGTTCTGAAGCTGGCCGAAATCGGCGGCTCGACCGACAAGATCCTCTTGGCACTCGATAGTCTGGTTGCCGGTAGTGAAAAGGGAGAGATCGGCGTCGGACAACTGCGCGAGCTGACCTCGGCCACCGCAGCCGCCGGCGTTCCGGCCGAACGCCTGCAGATCGACGTCTCGATTGCTCGTGGGTTGGACTATTACACCGGAACGATCTTCGAAACCTTCCTGAGCGAACTGCCTGGCATCGGCAGCGTCTGCAGCGGAGGCCGCTACAACGACCTGGCCAGCTTGTATACCAATCAAGAGCTCCCTGGCATCGGAGCATCGCTGGGGCTCGACCGGCTACTGGCCGCAATGGAAGAACTCGGCAAGATAGAGGCCCGCACCACGCCGGCCGAAGTCTTCCTGCCGTACTTCGACGAGAAAAGCCTGCAGCAGTACTTGAAGATCGCGGCCACGCTTCGCACGGCTGGCTTCAACGTCGAACTCTACCCAGAGGCCAAGAAGCTAGGTCAGCAGCTGAAGTATGCCGACCGTCGCGGCTTCAAAGTAGCCGTCGTGGCAGGCGATCGTGAACTGGCCGAAAACAAGTGCCAGCTCAAGGATCTGAAGACGGGCGACTCGACCGAGGCCAGCCTCGCGGGGGGTGCCGAGGAGTTAATTGCGGGAATTTCGAAAATTCTGCGGTCCACCGCATAA
- a CDS encoding HYExAFE family protein, translating into MTIRTNHYEVALEAFLRDEKIPYIAVDERRRSLYGAGSLKNLDFIATPSGSDMSWLIDVKGRRFPSGRKNRYWKNWTTTDDLQSLSQWQRLLGPQFRGMLVFVYDVVGEMAPVPQNLLYPHQDRIYAFIGVRLDLYVAWARKISPRWKTMSMPTKAFRQLAEPLQVTLRTPIVSGGDFDHRRADSSIPAIA; encoded by the coding sequence ATGACGATCCGCACGAACCACTATGAAGTCGCGCTCGAAGCCTTCTTGCGCGACGAAAAAATCCCCTACATCGCCGTCGATGAACGGCGTCGGTCGCTATACGGGGCAGGCTCGCTGAAGAATCTCGACTTCATTGCGACCCCCAGCGGCAGCGATATGTCATGGTTGATCGACGTCAAAGGACGTCGGTTCCCTTCGGGGCGAAAGAACCGCTACTGGAAGAACTGGACTACCACCGACGATCTGCAAAGCCTGTCACAGTGGCAACGGCTCTTGGGTCCGCAGTTTCGTGGGATGCTTGTCTTTGTGTATGACGTGGTCGGCGAGATGGCACCGGTCCCGCAGAATCTGCTGTATCCGCATCAAGACCGAATCTACGCTTTCATTGGGGTGCGGCTCGACCTGTACGTAGCATGGGCGCGCAAGATATCACCCCGTTGGAAGACGATGTCGATGCCCACGAAGGCCTTCCGTCAGCTGGCCGAGCCACTGCAAGTCACCCTCCGCACACCCATTGTTTCCGGAGGGGACTTCGATCACCGCCGCGCCGACAGTTCGATCCCAGCCATCGCCTGA
- the hemE gene encoding uroporphyrinogen decarboxylase, translating into MPENGKNFAGLNVASFESRRGKEMAMIIEKFGGVPHVSPSMREVPLEDNQPAIDFANRVITGQIDIVIFMTGVGFNHLLAAIDRKVDKQRFLDALSDITTICRGPKPVAAMREVNLTPTIKVPEPNTWRDILQTIDTEIHIANQTLVVQEYGVTNASLVAGLEARGANVETLHVYDWDLPEDIGPLAANIQKMIDGKIDVSLFTSANQLNHVLKLAQRQGQLEAFSSALRGTVICSVGPTMSERLRDLGYPVDVEPEHPKMGPLVAAAAERSQDILVRKRQIRAVLEETTKAALNKDAPWYNSAFLKACRREPTDFTPVWLMRQAGRYMKEYRDVRAKTTFLELCANPQLCSEVMCTAVEKLGVDAAIIFSDLLPILQPMGLDLEFAKGEGPVIHNPIREAADVDRVLELESTDSLHYVMETVKQTRADLPSDMPLIGFAGAPFTLASYAIEGGGSRDYVNTKTLMFRDPGAWRELMERFVRAISRYLNAQIAAGAQAVQLFDSWAGALGPDDYRRYVLPYVKDIVAQIAPGVPVINFATGNPALLPMLAESGAAVVGVDWRIRLDVAWETVGHNIAVQGNLDPVSLLADQMELRRRAKDVLDQAAGRPGHIFNLGHGVMQQTPVDNARALVDMVHEMSQRK; encoded by the coding sequence ATGCCAGAAAATGGAAAAAACTTCGCAGGCCTGAATGTTGCCTCGTTCGAGAGTCGTCGCGGGAAAGAAATGGCGATGATCATCGAGAAGTTCGGGGGCGTTCCGCACGTGAGCCCTTCGATGCGAGAAGTCCCACTGGAAGACAATCAGCCAGCGATCGACTTCGCCAACAGGGTGATCACGGGGCAGATCGACATCGTCATTTTCATGACAGGGGTGGGTTTCAACCACCTTCTGGCGGCCATCGATCGCAAGGTCGACAAGCAGCGGTTTCTGGATGCATTGTCCGACATCACCACGATCTGCCGCGGACCGAAGCCGGTTGCCGCGATGCGGGAAGTGAACCTCACGCCGACGATCAAAGTGCCTGAGCCCAATACGTGGCGAGATATTTTGCAGACGATCGATACCGAGATTCACATCGCCAATCAAACGTTGGTGGTGCAGGAATATGGGGTCACCAATGCCAGCCTGGTGGCCGGGCTCGAGGCCCGTGGTGCGAACGTAGAAACATTGCACGTGTACGACTGGGACTTGCCGGAAGACATCGGCCCCTTGGCAGCGAACATTCAGAAAATGATCGACGGCAAGATCGATGTCTCGCTCTTTACGTCGGCCAACCAGTTGAATCACGTCTTGAAGCTCGCTCAGCGACAGGGACAGTTGGAGGCCTTCTCGTCGGCCTTGCGTGGTACGGTGATCTGCAGCGTCGGTCCTACCATGAGCGAACGCTTGCGTGACTTGGGCTATCCGGTTGATGTCGAGCCCGAGCATCCCAAGATGGGGCCGCTGGTCGCCGCCGCGGCTGAGCGCTCGCAGGACATTCTCGTTCGGAAACGTCAGATTCGGGCCGTGTTGGAAGAGACGACCAAGGCCGCTCTCAACAAGGACGCACCGTGGTACAACAGTGCGTTCCTGAAGGCCTGCCGTCGTGAGCCGACCGACTTCACGCCTGTGTGGCTGATGCGTCAGGCCGGACGCTACATGAAGGAATACCGCGACGTCCGCGCGAAGACCACCTTTCTGGAGCTGTGTGCCAACCCACAGCTTTGTAGCGAAGTGATGTGCACGGCGGTCGAGAAGTTGGGTGTCGACGCGGCGATCATCTTTTCGGACCTTTTGCCGATCTTGCAGCCGATGGGCTTGGACCTGGAGTTCGCCAAAGGGGAAGGGCCGGTCATTCATAACCCCATTCGTGAAGCGGCCGACGTCGATCGGGTGCTGGAACTGGAAAGCACCGACTCGCTGCACTACGTGATGGAAACGGTCAAGCAAACGCGTGCCGACCTGCCGTCCGACATGCCGCTGATTGGCTTTGCCGGTGCTCCGTTTACCTTGGCCAGCTATGCCATCGAAGGGGGTGGCAGCCGCGATTACGTGAACACGAAGACCCTCATGTTCCGAGACCCAGGTGCCTGGCGCGAACTGATGGAACGCTTCGTGCGTGCGATCTCGCGATACTTGAATGCCCAGATCGCTGCCGGTGCGCAGGCCGTACAGCTATTCGATTCATGGGCCGGTGCTTTGGGGCCGGACGACTATCGCCGCTACGTTCTTCCGTACGTGAAGGACATCGTCGCGCAGATCGCGCCTGGGGTGCCGGTAATCAACTTCGCGACCGGCAACCCGGCACTGCTGCCGATGTTGGCTGAATCGGGCGCGGCGGTTGTGGGTGTCGACTGGCGCATTCGACTGGATGTGGCCTGGGAAACGGTTGGTCACAACATCGCCGTGCAGGGAAACCTCGATCCGGTCTCGCTGCTGGCCGATCAGATGGAACTTCGCCGCCGCGCAAAGGATGTCCTCGATCAGGCAGCTGGCCGACCAGGGCACATCTTTAACCTGGGGCACGGTGTGATGCAGCAAACTCCGGTCGACAACGCACGAGCACTGGTCGATATGGTCCACGAGATGAGCCAACGCAAGTAG